A region of the bacterium genome:
CTATATTATCATCGTCTCCGAAACGGATACAAGCATTCACGACATCAGCGACGCACCGTTCCGCATCACGGGTGGCGTTAGCGCAAATCCACGCAACGGCGAGCTGCCTACGGTGATCGCACTGGGTCAACCATACCCGAATCCGTTCAACGCGACGTTAACAGTACCTTTCGACTTGCCGCAACCAGCGCATGTCACGATTACCGTGTTCGATGTGTTGGGACGTGAAGTCACACAACTCGTGAATGAGCTTAGGCCTGCTGGCAACTTGCGCGCGCAGTGGCAGGCGATGCATGCGAGCAGCGGGATGTATTTTGTCCGCATGCAGGCTGCTGAATTCACAGATGTGAAGCGAGTCCAGCTAATAAAGTAAAGTGCCCGGGCCGCTCCTTTGCCCAGGAGTGGCCCACTTGCCCAGGTGCGTCGGATGCCCTCCCGACGCACCGCCCTTATCAAGAGAGCGGTTCACTCATGTGAACCGCTCTCTCCGTGCTAATGAGCAGATAACATATTATTGCGGCTAAAAAAAGGCGACTCAGAAGAGTCGCCTTTTCTCGAAGAACTTCAAAAGATTAGTTCACGGGCGGAGTGACATTAACGTAGGTCACTTGCGTCGCAGGCCCGCTTCCAAAGTCATGGAAGAGATGCAAGGAATCATCTGACGCGTAGAGTTGCGACTCCCATGTGAAGGTGGTGTCGGCGGCAACTCCGTCGATGTGGTCTACCATGAAGGTAATATCGCCGGCTGAGTTTGCGGAGTAGTCACCTTCCCAAAGCACGTTGGCATCAAGCAGCGTGAACCACTCTTGGTAGGTAAATGTTCCGGACGAGGTGAAGCGCACTTTGACGCTGTCTGAACCAAGCTGCGGGCCGGCGTCCGTCGCCTGCCAGAAGCCCACGAGTCGCTCGCTGTAGGTCGGGGTAGGCGGGTTATTGTTGTCTTCATCGTCGTCATTCGAACATCCGACGGCAACGGCGATAACAACGGACAGACCCAGCGTAAGCAGGATGCGGCTAAGTTTCTTATTCATATATGTTGTCTCCTTATTGACGTGTTAAAACAAGGCAATCAGCCTACATCTTGGCGAGTTCTTCAGCGGCCTTCTTCGCGGCGGCCGTATTCTTGTACTCTGCCTTGGCCACAAACTCTTGCAAGGCTTTCTTCTTGAGGGCAGGATTCTTGAGATTCATGATGCGCTTGAATTCGCTTTCGGCGGCAGTCTCGGCCATCCCAGCGGTCTCGCCCTTCGCCTTTTCGACCTGCTTCTTGGTGTCACTGATCTTCTTACCCATTGAATCAGCGGCCATGGCAAGCGAATCATTGAGCATTTCCTGCTGCTTCAATTTTGCCTGCAGAGCCGCAGGAGACTCAGGATAGCGTGCAATCACTTCGTCATACTTGCCTTCGGCAAGAAGTGCTTCGGCCAACTTGTTCTTGGCTTCGCGTGCCAAGCGGTGGTCGGGGTACATTTCGATGATCGAATTGTACTTGCCTTCATTAAACATCTTCTCCAGCAGCTTGTCGGTCGCCTGTTGAACAATGGCCGCAAGTTCGGGCTTGTCTTTAAACTTGGCGATCAATTGTTCGTACTGACCGGCATCCATCATTGACTGAGCTTCCTTCATCGGCGACGAGCATCCAACCAAGAATGCCATCACGGCGCCGGCCAGAAGCAGGGTAATCCATCCACGCTTCATATTCACCTCCGGGTGTTTGTATATAATAAACAAATGTTTAGGGTTAGCTATTGGCGTGGGCTATTCCCACCTGCTAACAATTTATAGCATTTTCTCACTAAAGTCAAGCCTTATCAAAGGGTTGAGTCCTCATGAATCGTGCCATCCTGCACTCTTAACACTCTCTGCATTGAGCGTGCGAGTTCCAAATTGTGTGTGGCAACGATCAACGTTGTACTGAGATCACGCGTTAAGGACAACAGAAGCTCTTGAACAGCATGTGCCGCTTCGCCATCGAGATTGCCAGTCGGCTCATCCGCAATGACTAACGCAGGTGAGTTGATGAGCGCGCGTGCGACAGCCACACGCTGGCATTCGCCGCCTGACAGCTCGCCGGGCCGATGATGCAGGCGATGGCCAAGTCCGACGAGAGTCAGAAGCTCTGTGGCGCGTGCCGAAGCACTATCGGCCGACTGACCGGCGAGTTGTGCAGGCATCAGCACATTTTCGAGCGCAGTGAACTCGGGCAACAGATGATGAGCCTGAAAAACGAAACCGACCTTGCGGCTTCGCAGTCCGGCGAGGCCATCGCTTGAAAGTTCAGAGAATGCCTGACCGTCCAGAGAAATTTCACCGGAAGTCGCACGATCGAGCGCACCGAGCAGATGGAGCAGCGTGCTCTTCCCCACTCCGCTGGGTCCGACCACGGCAATTTGTTCGCCGCGCTCGATTGACAGAGTCACGTCGTGCAATACCGGAACGATGACGGCACCGAGAGAATACGATTTAGAGAGACGTTGTGTGGACAGCAAACTCATGCGGACTTTCTCGCCACTCCGGCGTAGATGTACCCTTCGCTGCGCGGTATTCCTTGGGCAAAGAAGTTTTCGAGATGAACGATTTCGAGTCCTGAACTCTTGATGTATCCAGCGATCTGCCGATCAATCGTGCAGCCGTCGAAGAGATATCTTGTAACACGACTGATCCGGCGTTGCCACTTCTGTAATTCCGGATCGGGCGAGAGTCCGTGTTCGAAGAACACAAACTCTCCACCGGGTTTCAAGACTCGCACGACTTCCGAAAGAGCGCGGTCAATCTGTCGAATACTGCACAACGTCCAAGTCGAAACAACGCAGTCGAACTCTTGGTCATCGAACGACAGCGATTCGGCCCTCATGTCAAGAAGTGTGACCGGAAGTACCGACTCGTGAATGGCCTTGACGGCTATTCTGCGCAACCCGGGATTGGGTTCAATTCCAACGACGGATTTCACGTCGCTCGAGTAGTGCGGCAGATTCAACCCCGAACCGAAGCCGATTTCAAGAACACTTCCATGCGCACGTTCCACCGACTTTGCTCGATAGCGCTCGTGCCGATTGGCACGCATGGCCCGATGGCAGAGGCGGGGCCATAGGGAGTCGCGCCAAAACCCCATAACTACTCGAATTTGATTTCGATTGCTTTCGGTTCCGTCCCGATCTCGAACATCATGTCTTCCCACTTCGGCGGACCGAAGGTCTGTGCCTTTGCGCCGTTGGAGGCTGCACCCTTTTCTCGCGGCGGACCGTACCAATGGCGATCCATCTTCATGTTGGAGTTCTTATCGTGGTAAACCGTCACGGCATACTGCCCCGGCGCCAGGTTTTCCGCAGTCCACGTTGCGCCGCCATTCACGATCGGAACACTGTAACGGCCGAGAGGTTTCTTATCTTTCCAAGCGTCGGCACCGGGCCACACGGAAACCACGAATTGCCCTTTATCCGACTCCAGTCCGGAAATGTTGACGGTGAGTGTCGCTCCGTCTTGTGCGTACAGGCTCGTCACCAGAATCAAGCACAGCATTCCTATTCGCATGCTTTATCCTTTCAAGAGATGGTTTACTTTGTTTTGAAAGCGGGTTCGAATGTCCTCGACGCGTTTTCGGTTGACTCCAAGATCACCTCTCCCCAAACGGGAGGCAGAGCGAATCTCTATGCGCCCCGAAGTGTCATCGAGCCAGAATTCCGTGTCATCGCGAAATCCCCAGACCAACGAACGAAACTCCACATGCACATAGTCAACACGACTGACGAGCACATTAGCACGGGGAAGCTCGTTGATACACTCGAGGAGAATCTGATAGGCGACTCTGCGGTCCATACCGATGAAGGCAATCGGTTCAATCTTGTGCAAGTCATCAGTTGCCTGGGATGAC
Encoded here:
- a CDS encoding ABC transporter ATP-binding protein gives rise to the protein MSLLSTQRLSKSYSLGAVIVPVLHDVTLSIERGEQIAVVGPSGVGKSTLLHLLGALDRATSGEISLDGQAFSELSSDGLAGLRSRKVGFVFQAHHLLPEFTALENVLMPAQLAGQSADSASARATELLTLVGLGHRLHHRPGELSGGECQRVAVARALINSPALVIADEPTGNLDGEAAHAVQELLLSLTRDLSTTLIVATHNLELARSMQRVLRVQDGTIHEDSTL
- a CDS encoding methyltransferase domain-containing protein, which gives rise to MGFWRDSLWPRLCHRAMRANRHERYRAKSVERAHGSVLEIGFGSGLNLPHYSSDVKSVVGIEPNPGLRRIAVKAIHESVLPVTLLDMRAESLSFDDQEFDCVVSTWTLCSIRQIDRALSEVVRVLKPGGEFVFFEHGLSPDPELQKWQRRISRVTRYLFDGCTIDRQIAGYIKSSGLEIVHLENFFAQGIPRSEGYIYAGVARKSA
- a CDS encoding DUF2141 domain-containing protein, which encodes MRIGMLCLILVTSLYAQDGATLTVNISGLESDKGQFVVSVWPGADAWKDKKPLGRYSVPIVNGGATWTAENLAPGQYAVTVYHDKNSNMKMDRHWYGPPREKGAASNGAKAQTFGPPKWEDMMFEIGTEPKAIEIKFE
- a CDS encoding DUF1499 domain-containing protein; this translates as MSPMPPKLGVFYGRLQPCPDTPNCVSSQATDDLHKIEPIAFIGMDRRVAYQILLECINELPRANVLVSRVDYVHVEFRSLVWGFRDDTEFWLDDTSGRIEIRSASRLGRGDLGVNRKRVEDIRTRFQNKVNHLLKG